In Alphaproteobacteria bacterium, one DNA window encodes the following:
- a CDS encoding J domain-containing protein: MAATKKSYAIPCSSAFRDRVQALAARRGVNAGDLVRSVMLVVPPEAIAAMADPGEPAEHDRETITLKSGPGAGKPWRRKPRIQVRLPAGHTIPELRRALNLALAMSAGQQTIRVENAAVPAAEKKLQEAQRELDRMRGIIRSLSFSPLRNSVKTRSDALYVLGFPPNAKLSPEAIKTRFRALAAIHHPDSAFGDTRRMSQLNEAMATLRTLGF, encoded by the coding sequence ATGGCGGCCACGAAGAAATCCTACGCAATTCCCTGCAGCAGCGCGTTCCGAGACCGGGTACAGGCGCTTGCCGCCCGGCGGGGCGTCAACGCCGGCGACCTGGTCCGGTCGGTCATGCTGGTCGTACCGCCGGAGGCCATTGCGGCCATGGCCGATCCCGGCGAGCCGGCGGAACACGATCGCGAGACGATAACGCTCAAATCCGGTCCCGGCGCGGGCAAGCCATGGCGGCGCAAACCACGCATCCAGGTCCGCTTGCCGGCCGGCCATACGATTCCCGAACTGCGCCGGGCGCTGAACCTGGCGCTGGCAATGTCCGCGGGGCAACAGACAATTCGGGTCGAAAATGCGGCGGTCCCGGCGGCGGAAAAGAAGCTTCAGGAAGCGCAGCGGGAACTGGACCGCATGCGCGGGATCATCCGGTCACTGTCCTTCAGCCCGCTGCGCAACAGTGTGAAGACCCGTTCGGACGCGCTTTACGTGCTGGGGTTTCCGCCAAATGCCAAACTGTCTCCAGAAGCCATCAAGACGCGATTCCGCGCCCTGGCGGCAATCCATCACCCTGACAGCGCCTTTGGCGATACGCGCCGCATGAGCCAGCTCAACGAGGCCATGGCGACGCTGCGCACGCTTGGATTCTAG